One window of Phycisphaeraceae bacterium genomic DNA carries:
- a CDS encoding efflux RND transporter permease subunit translates to MTRFFAGHPTAANLLMLIMLAIGIMSLPKLQRETFPKFTPSEIEVRVVYPGATAQEVDQTVCQRVIDALDGVESIDEVRSDARDGVGIVTVKLIEGGNIQTLRNDVEQEVSAINDFPDTVEDPVIIQLGTTDRVLAILVSGPLPAPGLKAFCEGLKDRLQALDEVSLVRIEGFSDHQLRVELSPIELRRYGLSVWDVADRIDRQSVDTPAGDIEADDQQFVVRLTEERRTSQQLEDLVIAANQGAGEVRLGDLGRVLDTFENAEDRIEMNGVRAGLLWIEKTDAEDTIRVARAVRNFLDAERARYPMMHFAVTQDISVLVSDRLRLLITNGWQGMVLVFLAMWLFFAFRLSLWVALGLPVSFLGAMYFLAPLDLTINMMTMVGLLLALGLLMDDAIVVTENIASHRAQGKKPVQAAIDGIQEVLPGVIASFLTTVCVLGPLAYISGDIGKVLRVVPIILILVLSVSLIEALLILPAHLAHSMHRYDPTKPGRMRRRIDAGIDWVRERWIGRPLSAMIRYRYLVVGIVVGAFLLSAGLVAGGIVKFQPFPNLEGDVLETRILLPQGTPLARTEEIVQRVQSALDRVNHTFANQPKERDLIKQSFVRYNVNTEAFENGPHVATITVDLLSAEERSTRMDDVIAAWREEIGAVPDVISMTIQEPALGPAGRAIELRFVGDDLPELKAAAQQTKAWFDRFVGVSNTSDDLRPGRPEFRLRIRPGTFGLQLDAATMARQLRAMYQGQTAAQVQVNGESMDVDVVLAPSARDSLADFDETTLRLPDGSQVPLDAVASIERARGWARIARFDNQLAVTLRGDIDERRANTSEIMRLLKKELLPELSTAHPGVRVDFEGEAAEGAQTQRSMMLSMVTGIFGIFVILSFQFRSYSEPLIVMAAIPFSLIGVVWGHLLMGVDLSLPSMLGFISLAGVVVNDSILLVMFLKDRRSVGGNDIEQAACQASKARFRAVMLTSLTTIAGLLPLMSERSLQAQVLIPIAISIVFGLLASTLLVLLVLPCLYVVLEDLGLTAHAHSKTED, encoded by the coding sequence ATGACACGCTTCTTTGCCGGGCATCCAACAGCTGCCAATCTGCTGATGCTGATTATGCTCGCGATCGGGATCATGTCACTACCCAAACTGCAGCGCGAGACGTTTCCAAAGTTCACGCCGAGCGAGATTGAGGTGCGCGTTGTGTATCCCGGCGCCACCGCCCAAGAAGTCGATCAGACCGTGTGCCAGCGCGTGATCGACGCGCTCGATGGAGTCGAATCGATCGACGAAGTTCGGTCAGACGCGCGCGACGGCGTGGGCATAGTCACAGTCAAACTCATCGAAGGCGGCAACATCCAGACACTGCGCAACGATGTGGAGCAGGAGGTGTCGGCAATCAACGACTTCCCCGACACAGTTGAGGATCCAGTCATCATACAACTGGGGACCACGGATCGCGTTCTCGCGATCCTCGTCTCCGGCCCGCTCCCAGCCCCAGGACTTAAGGCGTTCTGCGAGGGATTGAAGGATCGTCTGCAAGCGCTCGATGAGGTCTCGCTGGTGCGGATCGAGGGATTCTCGGATCACCAGCTTAGGGTCGAGTTGTCACCGATCGAGCTGCGCAGGTATGGGTTGAGCGTCTGGGATGTTGCGGATCGGATTGATCGGCAGAGTGTCGACACGCCCGCAGGCGACATCGAGGCAGACGATCAGCAGTTTGTTGTCAGGCTTACCGAAGAACGCCGCACATCGCAACAACTTGAAGATCTTGTGATTGCTGCAAATCAGGGCGCGGGTGAGGTTCGCCTTGGTGATCTTGGCAGAGTGCTCGACACGTTCGAGAATGCCGAGGACCGGATCGAGATGAACGGTGTCCGTGCCGGTTTGCTCTGGATCGAGAAGACTGATGCAGAAGACACGATCCGTGTCGCACGCGCGGTGCGAAACTTTCTCGACGCCGAGCGCGCACGCTACCCGATGATGCACTTTGCTGTCACGCAGGACATCTCTGTCCTCGTTTCGGACAGACTTCGATTGCTGATTACCAATGGTTGGCAGGGCATGGTGCTCGTGTTCCTTGCAATGTGGCTGTTCTTCGCGTTTCGGCTCTCGCTGTGGGTTGCGTTGGGATTGCCCGTTTCGTTTCTTGGAGCGATGTACTTTCTTGCACCGCTCGACCTGACCATCAACATGATGACGATGGTCGGACTCCTGCTTGCACTCGGGCTGCTCATGGACGATGCCATCGTCGTCACAGAGAACATCGCGTCGCATCGGGCACAAGGAAAGAAGCCTGTGCAAGCCGCGATCGACGGCATTCAGGAAGTGCTCCCCGGTGTGATTGCCAGTTTTCTTACCACAGTCTGTGTGCTCGGACCACTCGCGTATATCTCAGGTGACATCGGCAAGGTGCTGCGCGTTGTACCCATCATCCTGATACTCGTACTGAGTGTCAGTCTTATCGAAGCGCTCCTCATCCTTCCTGCGCATCTTGCGCACAGCATGCACCGTTACGATCCCACAAAGCCCGGCCGGATGCGCAGACGCATCGATGCCGGAATTGACTGGGTTCGTGAACGATGGATCGGCAGGCCGCTCAGTGCGATGATCCGGTATCGATACCTTGTTGTCGGCATTGTCGTTGGTGCATTTCTTTTATCGGCAGGGCTTGTCGCTGGAGGAATCGTAAAGTTCCAGCCATTCCCGAATCTTGAGGGTGATGTGCTCGAAACGCGTATCCTGCTCCCGCAGGGAACGCCGCTGGCACGCACGGAAGAGATCGTGCAGCGTGTGCAATCTGCGCTCGATCGCGTCAATCATACGTTTGCAAACCAACCCAAAGAGCGTGATCTCATCAAGCAATCGTTCGTGCGATACAACGTCAATACTGAAGCATTTGAGAACGGACCGCACGTTGCAACCATCACAGTTGATCTGCTCAGCGCAGAAGAACGCTCGACGCGAATGGACGATGTCATCGCCGCATGGCGCGAAGAGATCGGTGCGGTTCCGGATGTGATCAGCATGACTATTCAGGAACCTGCGCTCGGACCAGCCGGGCGTGCGATTGAGCTTCGCTTTGTTGGTGATGATCTTCCCGAACTCAAGGCAGCCGCACAACAAACCAAAGCATGGTTCGATCGGTTTGTGGGTGTCTCAAACACATCGGACGATCTGCGTCCCGGTCGTCCGGAGTTCCGGTTACGCATCAGGCCGGGCACATTCGGATTGCAACTCGACGCAGCCACAATGGCTCGGCAACTGCGCGCAATGTATCAAGGACAGACTGCAGCGCAGGTACAGGTCAATGGCGAATCAATGGACGTCGACGTGGTGCTTGCCCCATCTGCGCGAGACAGCCTCGCCGACTTTGACGAGACAACACTGAGACTGCCAGACGGGAGTCAGGTACCATTAGACGCGGTCGCAAGCATTGAGCGAGCACGAGGCTGGGCTCGCATCGCACGGTTCGACAACCAACTCGCTGTCACACTCCGTGGAGACATTGATGAACGCCGAGCGAACACATCCGAGATCATGCGACTGCTGAAGAAGGAACTGCTCCCCGAACTCAGCACGGCTCATCCGGGCGTTCGTGTCGACTTTGAGGGCGAAGCCGCGGAAGGCGCTCAAACGCAGCGATCCATGATGCTGTCGATGGTCACGGGCATCTTCGGTATCTTTGTGATTCTGAGTTTCCAGTTCAGAAGTTATTCAGAGCCGCTGATTGTTATGGCTGCGATCCCGTTCTCGCTGATTGGTGTTGTCTGGGGTCATCTGCTCATGGGTGTGGACCTCAGCCTCCCGAGCATGCTCGGGTTTATCTCGCTTGCGGGTGTTGTTGTCAACGATTCGATCCTTCTTGTCATGTTCCTGAAGGACCGAAGATCCGTCGGTGGAAACGATATCGAGCAGGCAGCTTGCCAGGCATCGAAGGCTCGGTTCCGTGCTGTCATGCTGACATCGCTTACCACGATCGCGGGCCTGCTCCCTCTGATGTCAGAGCGCAGCCTGCAGGCTCAGGTGCTTATCCCGATCGCAATCAGCATTGTGTTCGGACTACTCGCATCGACGCTGCTCGTGCTGCTGGTGCTTCCATGTCTGTACGTTGTGCTCGAGGACCTTGGACTCACTGCCCACGCGCACTCAAAGACTGAGGACTGA
- a CDS encoding efflux RND transporter periplasmic adaptor subunit, with the protein MQKSRSRRRWLVFPPILIGVLIVVALVMRKAPPERTEPQEQSHLLRVIRAEPIEVVPRVTGYGTSQPARVWRAVSEVSGRVVAIHPDLRSGTLLPEGAELLRVDPTEYELSVAQLTSEIEQIDAELGELDTNEENLNATLAIEKASLALAETDLQVVRDALEKTAATQMEIDDREREVLGQRRIVQEIQNSIALVPAQRRTAQARRASREAQLAVAKYDLSKTVVHAPFACRVGDVNLQLRQFVQKNEKLFDASGIDQTEVEAQVRMGALRSLVETGQFEDIQVPNIDLAQLQEALNITAEVRLNMGMTTARWDATFDRVRENIDSQTHTAGVFVVVDRPYEKFIPGERPPLIEGAFCEVELRGQPTSPKIVVPRSAVIDAQVNVVNADGRLEQRPVSVGLEQSWYITIEKGLAAGDLVVVSDPVGVPIGSLIDAKIDAELGAQLVQDASGVSQ; encoded by the coding sequence GTGCAGAAATCTCGCAGTAGACGCCGCTGGCTCGTCTTTCCTCCGATTCTCATCGGTGTTCTGATCGTTGTTGCATTGGTGATGCGAAAAGCACCACCGGAACGCACAGAACCACAGGAACAGTCTCATCTGCTCAGAGTCATTCGAGCGGAACCTATTGAGGTTGTGCCGCGTGTGACAGGATACGGGACATCGCAGCCCGCGCGTGTATGGCGAGCAGTATCCGAGGTATCTGGAAGAGTTGTTGCAATCCATCCCGATCTTCGATCTGGTACGCTCCTCCCGGAGGGAGCAGAACTTCTTCGAGTCGATCCAACCGAGTACGAGTTGTCTGTTGCTCAGTTGACCAGCGAGATTGAGCAGATCGACGCTGAACTTGGTGAGCTTGACACGAACGAGGAAAATCTGAACGCAACGCTTGCAATTGAGAAGGCATCACTCGCACTCGCTGAGACAGACCTTCAAGTCGTCCGTGATGCGCTCGAAAAGACCGCTGCGACACAGATGGAAATCGACGATCGTGAGCGCGAGGTACTCGGCCAGCGCCGCATCGTGCAGGAGATTCAGAACTCGATTGCGCTGGTTCCAGCGCAGCGTCGCACTGCACAGGCACGGCGCGCCTCTCGCGAGGCACAGCTAGCTGTCGCAAAGTATGATCTTTCGAAAACAGTAGTCCATGCACCGTTTGCGTGCCGTGTTGGCGATGTGAATCTACAGCTCAGACAGTTTGTTCAAAAGAACGAGAAACTATTCGACGCATCGGGCATAGACCAGACAGAAGTGGAAGCGCAGGTTCGGATGGGCGCGCTGCGGTCGCTTGTCGAGACTGGACAGTTCGAAGATATCCAGGTACCCAATATCGATCTGGCGCAACTGCAGGAAGCACTGAATATCACAGCTGAAGTGCGACTCAATATGGGTATGACAACAGCACGATGGGATGCAACATTCGACCGTGTTCGTGAAAACATCGATTCCCAGACACACACTGCTGGCGTGTTCGTTGTGGTCGATCGTCCATATGAGAAGTTCATTCCGGGTGAGCGCCCCCCACTCATCGAGGGTGCGTTCTGCGAAGTGGAGCTTCGCGGTCAGCCAACATCTCCAAAGATCGTTGTGCCTCGTTCGGCAGTAATTGATGCTCAAGTGAATGTTGTCAACGCCGATGGCCGACTCGAACAGCGACCTGTTTCGGTCGGGCTTGAACAGTCCTGGTACATCACAATCGAGAAGGGTCTTGCTGCTGGCGATCTGGTTGTTGTTTCTGACCCCGTCGGCGTGCCGATCGGATCGCTCATTGATGCGAAAATCGATGCCGAACTCGGTGCGCAACTCGTTCAAGACGCGAGCGGGGTCTCCCAATGA